The following DNA comes from Synechococcus sp. CC9616.
GTGGGACGCGCTCCAGTGCATCGGCTGATCTGATGAATCCGGACCATACCGGTCCTGACAGGATTGAAATGCATTAGCGGCGCAGCACCATTAACTGTTGGGGATTCGCATCCTGGAAGCCCAGTTGCCGGTAGAAGTCGGCGCTGTAGGTAGTCATTAGGTAGACCCGTTCAACGCCCACCACGGGCGGAGAATGCAGCAGTTCTTCGATCACCCGGCGGCCCAATCCATGGCCCTGGAGATCTCCAGCTACCACAATGTCCCAGAGCACGGCACGGCTGAAACCATCGGAGGTGGCCCGCCCGAAGCCCACTAGCCGCTTGCCCCTCCATAGGCTCACTACAGCATTGCTGCCGGCCAGCAGGTGCCGCAGCTGGGCAAAGCTGCGGCCGCGGGCCCAGAAAGCATGGCGATCGAACAGTCGCTGCAACTTGATTAGCGCCCGGCTGGGGCGAAGATCTGGTCCGAGACCGAGCAAGCGCAGCCCGGGAGCACCGGGGGCATGGTGAACCAGCCGGATCGGGGTCA
Coding sequences within:
- a CDS encoding GNAT family N-acetyltransferase, which codes for MTPIRLVHHAPGAPGLRLLGLGPDLRPSRALIKLQRLFDRHAFWARGRSFAQLRHLLAGSNAVVSLWRGKRLVGFGRATSDGFSRAVLWDIVVAGDLQGHGLGRRVIEELLHSPPVVGVERVYLMTTYSADFYRQLGFQDANPQQLMVLRR